One Chloroflexota bacterium genomic region harbors:
- the rfbF gene encoding glucose-1-phosphate cytidylyltransferase, which produces MKTIILCGGRGMRLQEETEYRPKPLVPVGGRPILSHIMRIYAQAGFREFILCLGYRGDMIKDYFLKYEAMSNDFTVCLGRQHAIDYNSSHEEQDYHVTLADTGLETMTGGRVKRVQKYVNEDTFMLTYGDGVADIDINALLKFHCSHGRLATVTAVHPTSRYGVLEIGDEGSVLNFAEKPVMNDWMSAGFFVFNRKFFDYLEGDDCFMEFGTLQRLAREGELMAYKHDGFFFSMDTYRDYRYLNDLWDKGQTPWIRK; this is translated from the coding sequence ATGAAAACGATTATCCTTTGTGGCGGCAGAGGCATGCGACTGCAGGAGGAAACCGAATACCGTCCCAAGCCGCTGGTCCCCGTGGGTGGGCGGCCTATACTATCGCATATCATGCGGATATATGCGCAGGCCGGCTTCCGTGAATTCATACTATGCCTGGGTTACCGTGGTGATATGATCAAGGACTACTTTCTCAAGTACGAGGCCATGAGCAATGATTTCACTGTATGCCTCGGCCGTCAGCACGCCATTGACTACAACAGTTCGCACGAAGAACAGGATTATCATGTTACCCTGGCCGATACAGGTCTGGAAACGATGACGGGCGGGCGCGTGAAGAGGGTGCAGAAGTACGTGAACGAAGATACATTCATGCTAACGTATGGTGATGGGGTTGCCGACATAGACATCAATGCGCTACTGAAATTCCATTGCAGCCACGGTCGTTTGGCAACAGTGACAGCGGTTCACCCGACTTCGCGTTATGGTGTCCTCGAAATAGGTGATGAAGGAAGCGTGTTGAATTTCGCGGAGAAACCCGTGATGAATGACTGGATGAGTGCCGGCTTCTTCGTGTTCAACCGCAAGTTCTTTGACTACTTGGAAGGGGATGATTGTTTCATGGAGTTTGGCACACTCCAGCGCCTAGCCCGGGAAGGGGAATTGATGGCATACAAGCATGATGGCTTCTTCTTCTCCATGGATACTTACCGTGACTATAGGTATCTCAATGACTTGTGGGACAAGGGACAGACGCCTTGGATAAGAAAGTAA
- a CDS encoding GDP-mannose 4,6-dehydratase: protein MLNASFWQDRPTLVTGATGLLGGWIVKHLLGLGADIVCLVRDWVPGSELVRSSVIERVKVVRGDICDAALLERVLGEYEIDTVFHLAAQTIVGIANRNPMSTFQTNVGGTWSLLEACRRSSKVRTIIVASSDKAYGDQERLPYDENTPLQGRHPYDVSKSCADLIAQSYFATYKMPVGITRCGNFYGGGDLNWNRIVPGTIRSILRGKQPIIRSDGQYVRDYFYIEDGAAAYILLAERLADNPELHGEAFNFSNDTPVSVLEIVERIIKLMDSNLEPVILNEANNEIRQQYLSSAKARKMLNWEPLVTLDEGLGRTISWYRDFVSTER, encoded by the coding sequence ATGCTGAACGCGTCGTTCTGGCAGGACCGGCCGACTCTGGTGACCGGAGCCACTGGTTTGCTGGGTGGCTGGATCGTCAAGCACTTGCTTGGTTTGGGTGCCGATATCGTGTGCCTGGTTCGCGATTGGGTGCCTGGAAGTGAATTGGTGCGGTCGAGTGTCATCGAGCGGGTGAAGGTGGTACGGGGTGACATTTGTGATGCGGCACTCTTGGAAAGGGTGCTAGGCGAGTATGAAATTGACACGGTTTTCCACCTGGCCGCTCAAACCATAGTTGGGATTGCCAATCGCAATCCAATGTCGACTTTTCAGACAAATGTCGGTGGCACATGGTCTTTGCTTGAGGCATGCAGGCGCAGCAGCAAGGTCAGGACCATTATAGTGGCTTCGTCAGACAAGGCGTATGGAGATCAGGAGAGACTCCCCTACGATGAGAATACGCCTTTGCAGGGCAGGCATCCTTACGACGTAAGCAAGTCCTGTGCTGACCTGATTGCGCAGAGCTACTTCGCCACTTACAAAATGCCCGTTGGCATAACACGTTGCGGCAACTTCTATGGAGGGGGCGACTTGAACTGGAACAGGATAGTACCCGGGACAATTCGTTCAATACTGCGCGGCAAACAGCCGATCATACGGTCAGACGGGCAGTATGTGCGGGACTACTTCTACATAGAGGATGGGGCGGCTGCGTATATTCTCCTGGCAGAGCGACTGGCAGACAATCCGGAACTGCACGGAGAAGCATTCAACTTTTCCAACGATACCCCGGTGTCGGTGCTTGAAATTGTGGAACGTATTATCAAATTGATGGACTCCAATCTTGAACCTGTGATTCTGAACGAAGCCAACAACGAGATCAGGCAGCAATATCTGAGTTCGGCTAAAGCGAGGAAGATGCTGAACTGGGAGCCTCTGGTGACGCTGGATGAGGGGCTGGGCCGCACCATCTCCTGGTATCGTGATTTCGTCTCGACCGAGCGGTAG